The sequence CCACGCAAGGAACACCTTGCCCGGATTCCTAGTACAATCTCCGTTGAACAGCGCATCCGAACAACTCACTCCACCCTTGTTCGAATTGACATACTGCCCCAAGTTCGTAAAGTAGTAGACTTCCCATTCAATGCGGATATCCTCGAGCGGCACGGAATCTCTGGCGGTAATTCCTAATTCCTGCAAGTCGTAACCCAAAACATGCCCAGGAACACCGAACGCCTCGACAATTTGTTTCATTGACCATTCTGTAGGGACAAGGTAAGGCTTGATTGCATTCTCACCAGGACCATTTTCGGGAGCAAGAACCTTCTCAGCCGAAATCTTCACCACCTCGGTCACATCCAATGTCAGTCGCTGCCCGCCGATAATGCGAACCCAAGGGTTGCCCGCATGGGGAGTGTTCCCACTAAGGTCTGGCAACACACCCATGCCCAAACGCACAGAATCGCCCACTGCCGGAGCCGGGTGCGTCTCGTCTGTATAGAAATAGAGATCGTATCGAGAGCCATTCGCCATTGTATTAAACGTCGACATACTCAACAAGTTGGAATTTTCCATACCTGCACGCCAAATTCTGAAATTAAACGCCGATGCCATGTCAATCCCGGACGGATCCGTTCCCTCGCTCAAGAAAACAGAAAGCATCGTCACGTTATCGGATTTGATGGTGACCACGGCACTCTTGATAATTGCACCGATCTTCTCGTCAATGAACTGCACCATCGTATCAAGCGAAATCGTATCGCCTTGTTCCTCGTCGTAATAACGGAAGTGGTACCTGAACGTACCATGGTACTTGTCCTTTTCCAGCCCGGTAAAGACTTCCGTCGAGAAAGCGTCCGAAACCTCCACAAGCGACTGCTCACTCGCAACATGCGAAACGACACTCGCCCAGTCCGGCGTAATGTGCCAGGCGCTGTCACCGAACATCCACTTTGTATGGTCCGGGAACCTGCCATCAAACGGTTCGTTGAAAAGTACAAGCAAACTATCTGCGATGCCGTCACCGTTGCGGTCGTACATCTCAGCCTTGGTCGCAATCGGCACCTTCGGCTTTTCTAGATTGATATTCTTCCAGACAAGCACGTTCTGCACATACTCGCTGCCCACGCGGAACGAGCCGTTCACCACCGCATCCGTACCCATAACATAGAACGTTGCATAGCCCATCGAATCCGTCTCGATAATCTTGATGGCAGAACTGTTCATATCTAAGAAGGTCAGCGAATCTGCTGTATACAAGCCCAGCATCGAGAAGCAATCTGCACACACCATGTCGCCGTAAACCACCGCGATGCGGACTTTATACGGCACAAAGGCAAGCGTTCCCAATTCCATCGATACCGTATCGCCCGGGATAAACGCCCCTGTGGAATCCACAAAGACAATTGTCGGCTTCGGCCATTCCGGTACAGTGAAATAAATATCGGTAGACTGCGTGGGGTCCGAAGAAAGGTAACATTCAAGCACGTAGGTGCCTGGTGCCAGCGAGCGCGTTTTCACAATCATGTTCGTATCGATGACAAAACCCGCCATGTCTTCGGAAATAGTGATACCGCCGTAATTGACACCGGGATTCAGCGATACACCGCCCTCTTGCAAGCTGCCCGTGAGGCTCTTCAAGACAAATGCAGACTGCGCAGGAACCGTGTCGACCTTGCCCGTTTTGGAAATGTCGCAACCCAGCGACTCCTCCACGAGAATCTGCAGCAGCTGGTATTCGATAGTCGTGTCGGTACGCGGGATGTGCACCGGGAAGAACGTCTTTTCGGTCTGCAGGTTGATGGAGGTGCGCATCTTGAAGTTCGAACCCACCGCGTTGCGCTCGGAGAAGAAAATCTGGAAGGGATATTCCTTGCCCTCGACAAGGCCGAGCGTATCCAAATTCACCGCCCCCTCGACAGGGCTGTGGCAGCCACCGATATCCACCACCAGGCGGTTGTCGATGTAGACCCACACGTCGTCATCGCCACGGAACTCGAAATACTGCCCCGGAATATACTGGAACTGCGCCGAAATCTTCATCGAGAAACTGTAGTTGTGGCGGCAGCCACTCACGTTCCAGTCGAACTTCGGATTTTTCACCGTCTTTGCATCGTCTAAATACTGGAAATCGTCAATAGGATAGAAACCTGGATTGATGGTGTCGTTGCAGTCGTCCTCGTTAGTGAAGTCCGCTAGCCAGAAACCTTCCTCGTCAAGCGAGAGGTCGATATCGCGGCAAGTCGCATTCGTGTACTCCTTGCCCGCAGCATCGTGCGCCACCACCTGCGGCACAAACCACTTCTCGATTTCATGACCAGCAGAACAGATAGACCACGGGAACACCGAAGAATCCACGCGAGCAGGCACCCCATTCACCAAAGTATCCTGGACCATCCCCACAGCAAGACCACCGCATGTCTTGAGGTCGGTCAGCTGTCCGTTCTGGTCGTAGTTGCGCACCGTCGTATAGTCGTTACCACCGTAAATGCCGCCAAAATCCACGTCGATACTGTCCGCATACGATTCGCCGGCCCAGTCCAAAACAAGCGCCGAAATCTTGAGCTCGGGGCAACGGCCAAGGCGACCCGGATAAGTGTTAGAGAACGCAGGGCCACTCGTAGAAACAGGATAAGGATACACCCACACAGTATCGTGCAGCGCCATCATCGAATCCAGCCGGACCGGGTTGCCATCAGGAATTCCTGCACCCTGCACGCCCTCGGCATTGTAGTAATCCATGCCGAAAGTCTGCTTGAAGAACACGCCCCAATCTTTTGCATGCTTGTAGTAGGTGCCCTCGTACCATCCGCAAGTGTCCTTTTTCCTGTCGAGCGGGAGCGGGCCCATCTTCACCGTATCGTCCTGGTCGAGCACGAGCATCGAAGGCGACATGTCGTCCCACGGGCTCAGCAAACGCACGACCTTGGGTTCGGGCGGGTAGAACTGCAAATCAATGGAACCCAGGCTGGTGCTCGCATAGAACCAAGTCTCGTAAATGCCCGACGGGAAAAGCTCCAGAGCCTTCATCTGCGAACCCTGCTGGAAATAAGGATGCTGCGGCCACTCGTTACTGCCGCGCAAAATCTGGAAGTCCGCCATCTGCGAGCTCCACTTCGGCGAGCCCACCAGCGTATCGTCGAACGAGTAATGACGCCAGAAGCGGTATTCCCCTTCGGAGCTCATCGGAGTCGGCTGATTCAGGATATTGTTCCCGATCGTGATGTAGAAAGTGCTGTCGCGGTAGCTTGTGTTGTTGCGCCACGGATGGTAAATATGCAGCACGCGCGTATCGTCGAAGCACGTCCCAAGCGAGCCTATTGTCGATGATGCAGTCGGAGCAGCCTCGGTGCCGTCGACATAGATAGTGTCGTTGGCCTGGAGCGCGGCAGAAAGGTCAATAGAAAGGTTCGTATCGGCAGGGACAGAAAGCCAAGGAGCCATGTAACGTGTGAAATAAGCCGTCTGCGCCGGGTTCGCGGCAATCATCGCCGGAGTCACCGCGCCGTAGAACCAGCCACATTTCGTGTTGTCGCCCGGAACAAAGCGCATCAGCACAGAATCCATGCCAAAGTACATCTGCGGGAGCGCCTTGTTGCCCCAGGGGCTCTTGAACCACACCACCTTCGCACCCGGAGCCATGAATGACTTGGTGTACTTACCCGTCGTGGCATCCGTGTACAGCCAAATCTCGGAATCCGTACCGAAAAAACCGCCTATCGGGAATTCCTTCTCACCGCCGGCATCCCAATCGACGCAGGCATTGTTGTTGAAATTGACATCGGATGTGTTGGGGCAGAACTTAAAGTTGAACTTCATCCATTCCTGGAAATCGGCCAAAGTCTTGCCGGACCACGTGTACACATACCAGTGGTCGCCCTCTTCGGTCATGATCGTCTTGGAAGTCGCCCCGTAACTGGGCGTGTAATCACCGCCAGCACCACCAAGGACATGGGGAACATAGTCGGCAGAAGTAGGATCATTACGGAAGGGAGACTGGATATGCACGGTCAGGTCGGCCCATGCAGCTCCAAAAAGAAAG comes from uncultured Fibrobacter sp. and encodes:
- a CDS encoding fibro-slime domain-containing protein produces the protein MKRTLAVVSVLFFLFGAAWADLTVHIQSPFRNDPTSADYVPHVLGGAGGDYTPSYGATSKTIMTEEGDHWYVYTWSGKTLADFQEWMKFNFKFCPNTSDVNFNNNACVDWDAGGEKEFPIGGFFGTDSEIWLYTDATTGKYTKSFMAPGAKVVWFKSPWGNKALPQMYFGMDSVLMRFVPGDNTKCGWFYGAVTPAMIAANPAQTAYFTRYMAPWLSVPADTNLSIDLSAALQANDTIYVDGTEAAPTASSTIGSLGTCFDDTRVLHIYHPWRNNTSYRDSTFYITIGNNILNQPTPMSSEGEYRFWRHYSFDDTLVGSPKWSSQMADFQILRGSNEWPQHPYFQQGSQMKALELFPSGIYETWFYASTSLGSIDLQFYPPEPKVVRLLSPWDDMSPSMLVLDQDDTVKMGPLPLDRKKDTCGWYEGTYYKHAKDWGVFFKQTFGMDYYNAEGVQGAGIPDGNPVRLDSMMALHDTVWVYPYPVSTSGPAFSNTYPGRLGRCPELKISALVLDWAGESYADSIDVDFGGIYGGNDYTTVRNYDQNGQLTDLKTCGGLAVGMVQDTLVNGVPARVDSSVFPWSICSAGHEIEKWFVPQVVAHDAAGKEYTNATCRDIDLSLDEEGFWLADFTNEDDCNDTINPGFYPIDDFQYLDDAKTVKNPKFDWNVSGCRHNYSFSMKISAQFQYIPGQYFEFRGDDDVWVYIDNRLVVDIGGCHSPVEGAVNLDTLGLVEGKEYPFQIFFSERNAVGSNFKMRTSINLQTEKTFFPVHIPRTDTTIEYQLLQILVEESLGCDISKTGKVDTVPAQSAFVLKSLTGSLQEGGVSLNPGVNYGGITISEDMAGFVIDTNMIVKTRSLAPGTYVLECYLSSDPTQSTDIYFTVPEWPKPTIVFVDSTGAFIPGDTVSMELGTLAFVPYKVRIAVVYGDMVCADCFSMLGLYTADSLTFLDMNSSAIKIIETDSMGYATFYVMGTDAVVNGSFRVGSEYVQNVLVWKNINLEKPKVPIATKAEMYDRNGDGIADSLLVLFNEPFDGRFPDHTKWMFGDSAWHITPDWASVVSHVASEQSLVEVSDAFSTEVFTGLEKDKYHGTFRYHFRYYDEEQGDTISLDTMVQFIDEKIGAIIKSAVVTIKSDNVTMLSVFLSEGTDPSGIDMASAFNFRIWRAGMENSNLLSMSTFNTMANGSRYDLYFYTDETHPAPAVGDSVRLGMGVLPDLSGNTPHAGNPWVRIIGGQRLTLDVTEVVKISAEKVLAPENGPGENAIKPYLVPTEWSMKQIVEAFGVPGHVLGYDLQELGITARDSVPLEDIRIEWEVYYFTNLGQYVNSNKGGVSCSDALFNGDCTRNPGKVFLAWDGRSKQGRVAGTGAYVSKLSWKVRVGKDKIGTKDDTRTMGIIRGK